CCGTGTGAACCCAGGATAATCATGCTGCATTCCTGTTCCTGTGCTTTTTCCAGAATCATTTCGGCCGCATCGCCTTTTACGAGGAGGGCTTGAGCATCGGCGCCGTTTTTCCGGAGATTGGAAGAAATATTAAGTAATTCGTTGTGTTCGCGCTTGAGTTCTTCTGCGCTGATATCGCGCGCCAGCTGGACATCGCCGGGCAGGGAAACGACTTCGGGGGCGTAGTCGGAGAACTGGGAGGTTTGATAAACCAGGGCTGTGGCATCGTCGCCAACCACATGAAGAACCCATAGTTTGGCTTTCAGTTTTTTAGAAAGGTCCGCGGCTTCTGTGAGCACGGAACCGGTGTTGCGGGAAAAATCGACGGCAACGAGCAGATTCATCTGAGATCCTCCTGTTCTGACCTATCCATTTTAGTCTGGAACTGTTGTTTGGCAATGATGTTTCCGGAATTAGACGTTTTTTCCGTATTGAGGTTCAATGCCAAGTTTATCCATACGGTAGCGCAGAATGCGGCGGGTGGTGCCGAGGTGTCTGGCGGCCTGGGTATGGACACCGTTGCATTTTTCCAGTGCCTCATGTATCAGGCTGCGCTCAAAATCGCCGACGGCCTTTTCAAGGTTGATCGGAGTCTCCGGGGGCCGGACGCTGGCGCAGCGGTTCATACTTCGTCTTCCAGTGCCGGGAAAAGGATGGTGATGGTTGTTCCGCCGGAGCTGGTATCGATGTCGATTTGACCGTTGTGATCGATCACGGCTCGTTTTGCAATCGGCAGGCCCAGCCCGAGGCCGCGGGCTTTGATGGTGGAGAATGGCGAGAATACTTTGTCGCGAATGGATTCGTCGATTCCGGAGCCGTTGTCAGTGATGATCAGGTAGATGCTGCCGGTCTGCTTATCCGGAGAGCGACCCTTCACGGTTACATTAACGCGCGAGCCCGGTTTGTTGGCCAGATTTTCGGCGGCGTTTTTCAGGAGATGATATACGCC
This region of Pontiella agarivorans genomic DNA includes:
- a CDS encoding helix-turn-helix domain-containing protein produces the protein MNRCASVRPPETPINLEKAVGDFERSLIHEALEKCNGVHTQAARHLGTTRRILRYRMDKLGIEPQYGKNV
- a CDS encoding universal stress protein encodes the protein MNLLVAVDFSRNTGSVLTEAADLSKKLKAKLWVLHVVGDDATALVYQTSQFSDYAPEVVSLPGDVQLARDISAEELKREHNELLNISSNLRKNGADAQALLVKGDAAEMILEKAQEQECSMIILGSHGHGLLHKALLGSVSEAVIRHAKCNVLIVPNPAA